The genome window GAACCTGCTCGAGCGCTCGCACTCCGAGCGCGAGATCGAGGAGCTGGCGCAGCGCGCTGCCGAAGGCGCAGCCTCCCGGTCGGCGGCAACGATCGCCGTCAGCAGCGAGGTCGGCTTCGGCATCGTGCCGTCGAACGAGCTGGCGCGCTCCTACCGGGATGTCCTCGGGCGCGTCAACCACACCTGGGCGCAGGCGGCGCAGCGCTCGGCGCTCGTTGTCGCAGGCTCGCTCCTGTCGCTTGCCGCCGTCTCCTCCGTCTTCCCCGAGATCGATGGCTGACGCCGGCCCCCCGACCCTGGAGGTTCACGAAGGCGCGCTGCCGTCCGGGCTGCTCGGCATCCTCCGTGCCGGGTTTCCGCCGGGCGTGCGGGCGATCTCGTCGGCCGTGGTGGGCGGCGGCATCACCTGCCCTTCCTGGTTCCTGAACGCCGGCGTGCGCGCCGACTACTCGCGCGACGATCCCGACCGACACCTGGCGGAGGTGGCCGAGCGGCTCGGCTACCCCGGTGAGGGCATAGGGATGCTCACAGCCGCGCCGGTCGAGCGGGTTCGCAGCGCCGACGACGGGGGAGTGCGGGTCTGGGCCACGGTCGGCATTCGCGACCCGCTGTGGGCGGCCAGGCAGCGGGAGCTCGGCGCTCGCGCCGGACACGCCTACACACCCGGCACGATCAACATCCTCGCCTGGGTTCCGGCCGCCCTGGTCGATGCCGCGCTCGTGAACGCGATCGCCACCGCGACGGAGGCGAAGTCGCAGGCGCTGTTCGAGCGCGGCGTGGCGGGAACCGGCACCGCGACAGACGCACTCTGCATCGCCTGTCTGCAATCCGGGGCGTTCCGTGAGCGATTCTGCGGGCCGGCGTCGCGGTGGGGCGCGAGGCTCGCTCGCGCCGTGCACGCCGCGGTCACAGACGGCATCGACGACTGGCAGGCGCGGAACGGCACACACACGGTCGAGGCGGTCTCCGGCTAGTGCGCGCCGCGTTCGGCTTCCTGACCGTCCTCCCCGCGCGCGGCGAGCCGTCGGCCGCGTCGATGCGCTCCTTTCCGCTCGTCGGCTGCGTGGTGGGTCTCCTCGTCGGCGGCGTCTGGCTCGCCGCGTCCTCGTGGTGGGGCGCCTGGGTCGCCGCCTGCCTCGCGCTCGCCGTCGATCTCGCGCTGACGGGGCTCCTCCACGTGGACGGGCTCGCCGACAGCGCCGACGGTCTTCTCGCGCCGATGGATCGGGGACGGCGGCTGGAGGTCAT of Gaiella occulta contains these proteins:
- a CDS encoding adenosylcobinamide amidohydrolase; this encodes MADAGPPTLEVHEGALPSGLLGILRAGFPPGVRAISSAVVGGGITCPSWFLNAGVRADYSRDDPDRHLAEVAERLGYPGEGIGMLTAAPVERVRSADDGGVRVWATVGIRDPLWAARQRELGARAGHAYTPGTINILAWVPAALVDAALVNAIATATEAKSQALFERGVAGTGTATDALCIACLQSGAFRERFCGPASRWGARLARAVHAAVTDGIDDWQARNGTHTVEAVSG
- the cobU gene encoding bifunctional adenosylcobinamide kinase/adenosylcobinamide-phosphate guanylyltransferase, which encodes MALTFLLGGARSGKSLLAVRLAAASGAPVAFIATAESRDEEMAERIRRHREERPADWRTIEEPADLLSALAAASADETVVVDCLSLWVANLLERSHSEREIEELAQRAAEGAASRSAATIAVSSEVGFGIVPSNELARSYRDVLGRVNHTWAQAAQRSALVVAGSLLSLAAVSSVFPEIDG